The following coding sequences lie in one Vitis vinifera cultivar Pinot Noir 40024 chromosome 19, ASM3070453v1 genomic window:
- the LOC100264059 gene encoding probable E3 ubiquitin-protein ligase ZFP1, translated as MGQRNMMCTGQMIDLQMDERNQGHHVISVTNFPQPNMHSMLSAPGNSSNFDVRHLPEHYDGSAMFYGIGQYNGVQHHHPVPSLDIGVAPGSNIYNPYLTPSSGNRGFPVSINHGPSDQLPSSSNHGVIGVSTDEYGRENHFMDGVRGACKRKNAEGILGNFQYINGLASSSSSVPPFNTRHLESGVSMMDSASFAQPQYRGNNAPSIMEVGSHRSVRNRSGAVGLDSVLAHNHNHLVQGNYIGHPFQPSGNPWVDQQSGNNGSDGGTLAWNHGPALPYLHGSNISGGSREAGNVGIQGYHDTSSGRSSTNYLQPPVLHRPHTLHYPPPPPPPMQGARSHFHPQVVASSYRLPTISSRGPVPPQVGVEAGPRHPGPVPPTGIRIYRSNRGGVAPEATSRHHNLPYLRMLPAEEVAILDLSAFYEVGDLIDHHRDMRLDIEDMSYEELLALGERIGHVSTGLSEESITNCLKTRTYISSTCLNLEEAASMDLENDSCIICQEEYRNQEKIGFLDCGHEYHAGCLKKWLLVKNVCPICKAPAMTPK; from the exons ATGGGGCAAAGAAATATGATGTGCACTGGTCAGATGATTGATTTGCAAATGGATGAACGGAACCAAGGACATCATGTTATCAGTGTAACAAATTTTCCACAGCCTAATATGCACAGCATGTTATCAGCTCCAGGGAATTCAAGTAATTTTGATGTACGTCATTTACCTGAGCATTATGATGGCTCTGCTATGTTCTATGGGATTGGGCAGTACAATGGTGTTCAGCATCATCATCCAGTCCCAAGTCTTGATATAGGTGTTGCTCCTGGATCCAACATTTATAATCCTTACTTGACCCCTTCATCTGGAAACCGAGGGTTCCCTGTTTCTATAAATCACGGACCATCTGATCAGTTGCCATCTTCCAGCAATCATGGAGTCATTGGAGTTTCTACAGATGAGTATGGGAGGGAAAATCACTTTATGGATGGTGTTAGAGGTGCATGCAAACGAAAGAATGCTGAAGGCATCCTGGGGAATTTTCAGTATATTAATGGCTTAGCGAGCTCTAGTTCTTCAGTTCCTCCTTTCAATACAAGGCATCTTGAATCCGGGGTTTCCATGATGGATTCTGCATCTTTTGCCCAGCCACAGTACAGAGGGAATAATGCTCCTTCAATCATGGAAGTAGGATCTCACAGAAGTGTGAGGAACAGATCAGGTGCTGTTGGACTGGATTCTGTTCTGGCACATAATCATAACCATTTGGTTCAAGGAAACTATATTGGCCATCCTTTTCAGCCTTCTGGCAATCCCTGGGTCGACCAACAATCAGGCAATAATGGTAGTGATGGGGGAACTTTGGCCTGGAATCATGGACCTGCTTTACCTTATTTGCATG GGAGCAATATCAGTGGAGGTTCTAGAGAGGCTGGGAATGTGGGTATACAGGGATATCATGATACATCTAGTGGCAGAAGTTCCACAAATTACCTTCAACCTCCTGTCCTTCACCGGCCCCATACTCTTCATtatccaccaccaccaccaccacctatGCAAGGAGCAAGAAGCCATTTCCACCCTCAAGTGGTGGCATCTTCGTATAGACTTCCCACAATTAGTTCACGTGGTCCTGTGCCTCCTCAGGTTGGTGTGGAGGCAGGGCCCAGGCATCCAGGACCTGTTCCACCAACTGGGATTAGGATATACCGATCTAATCGAGGGGGTGTCGCACCTGAGGCAACATCGAGACATCATAATCTTCCTTACTTGAGAATGCTCCCAGCAGAA GAAGTTGCCATACTAGATCTTTCAGCATTTTATGAAGTAGGGGATCTCATTGACCATCACAGAGATATGCGATTAGACATAGAAGATATGTCTTATGAG GAGCTTCTTGCATTGGGGGAACGGATTGGTCACGTAAGCACTGGATTGTCAGAGGAATCCATTACAAATTGTCTAAAAACTAGAACTTATATATCTTCAACTTGTCTCAATCTGGAAGAGGCAGCAAGTATGGATCTAGAAAATGATTCTTGCATTATATGCCAG GAGGAGTATCGGAATCAAGAGAAGATTGGATTTCTTGATTGTGGGCATGAGTACCATGCAGGTTGCTTGAAGAAGTGGCTGCTGGTGAAGAATGTCTGCCCCATCTGCAAAGCCCCAGCAATGACCCCAAAATAG